A stretch of the Sulfurimonas sp. HSL-1656 genome encodes the following:
- a CDS encoding hydrogenase small subunit produces MRIVIVGGGIAAAYIANAIKEQSPSHEVLIVTKEAHPPYDRIHLCALVGGSTGIDEIALPLPADVKVELNAEVTGLDPASKRIFTASASYAYDKLILATGSAPRRLFDTAGLANVATFRSADDSECIAQRIVGKNVVMMGVGPIGLELLDTLSTLEGPEHIYLVSRGNHLYDKALTPSAVALMKRIYEGADPRVHILFEEEITDKVVEGDTITKIVMKEHTIDNPFIIFGVGIAPAAGFAKDALETDKGILVDEHMRTSDPDVYAVGEVAQLRNGYIAGRVKECTLQADAAVAAILGIEDEGFQDFVTIDGLKVGSFLLADVTSTAYDPKDDANEDIVIASKADARIDQYIVNGDRLVRFIGINTNIDVLALKTMMEEAKPVDPAFFYDNRLISERGRLICSCASGYEQDLVALIKENCIESFADMKPLSEAGRVCGRCKQDVVKLIADTPVDPEEAARLKAEREAAAKAEEMAKVQRRIDKFNKLHPANRIESENLDEALKAFDMSSEFNRWVSMITANMRLHPEYEPLVGQSIEQLNKIPIIWLELADCSGNSEGFIKSAHPKVDDLILKYISLDYHELLMAGSGDQSELSLDGVIENDKGRYILMVEGAIPLGLEGKFLRIGPKGETGLELLKRTAEHAAAVFSIGSCAFDGGVVAAAPNPTGAVGVAEALGRNDIINLPGCPVNPINIVGTLLHYIMFDELPKLDEKNRPEWAYGFRVHDNCERRGHYDLDEFVLEWGDEGAKKGWCLFKMGCKGPYADLNCSLVKFNEGTSWPVQVGHGCFACGQGKIAFDKYANNRPLPEGEEEEIHGH; encoded by the coding sequence ATGCGTATCGTCATCGTCGGCGGAGGCATCGCAGCCGCGTATATCGCCAACGCGATCAAAGAGCAGTCACCCTCCCACGAGGTGCTTATCGTCACCAAGGAGGCCCATCCTCCCTATGACCGTATCCACCTCTGTGCCCTCGTGGGCGGCAGCACCGGTATCGACGAGATCGCCCTGCCCCTGCCTGCCGATGTCAAGGTGGAGCTGAACGCCGAGGTCACGGGCCTCGACCCCGCTTCCAAACGCATCTTTACCGCTTCCGCGTCTTACGCCTACGACAAGCTCATCCTCGCCACCGGTTCCGCGCCGCGCCGTCTCTTCGACACGGCAGGACTCGCCAACGTCGCCACGTTCCGCAGCGCCGATGATTCCGAATGCATCGCACAGCGGATCGTCGGCAAAAACGTCGTCATGATGGGCGTGGGCCCCATCGGGCTGGAGCTGCTCGATACGCTGAGCACCCTGGAGGGACCGGAGCATATCTACCTCGTCTCGCGGGGGAACCACCTCTACGACAAAGCCCTGACACCTTCGGCCGTGGCGCTCATGAAACGCATCTACGAAGGCGCCGACCCCCGTGTCCATATCCTCTTCGAGGAGGAGATCACGGACAAAGTAGTCGAAGGGGACACGATTACGAAAATCGTCATGAAAGAGCACACCATCGACAACCCCTTTATCATCTTCGGTGTCGGCATCGCCCCCGCCGCCGGGTTTGCCAAAGACGCGCTTGAAACGGACAAAGGGATCCTGGTCGACGAGCATATGCGTACGTCCGACCCCGACGTCTACGCCGTCGGCGAGGTGGCCCAGCTCCGCAACGGCTATATTGCCGGGCGGGTCAAGGAGTGTACGCTCCAGGCCGACGCCGCCGTCGCCGCAATTCTCGGGATCGAGGATGAAGGGTTTCAGGACTTTGTCACCATCGACGGCCTCAAAGTCGGCAGCTTCCTGCTCGCCGACGTCACCTCGACCGCCTATGACCCTAAAGACGATGCGAACGAGGACATCGTCATCGCCTCGAAAGCGGATGCGCGGATCGACCAGTACATCGTCAACGGCGACCGTCTCGTTCGCTTTATCGGGATCAACACCAACATCGATGTCCTGGCCCTCAAAACGATGATGGAGGAGGCCAAACCGGTCGACCCCGCCTTCTTCTACGACAACCGGCTCATCAGTGAACGGGGACGCCTTATCTGCAGCTGCGCCAGCGGCTACGAACAGGACCTCGTCGCGCTGATCAAGGAAAACTGCATCGAGAGCTTCGCCGACATGAAGCCGCTCAGCGAAGCGGGCCGGGTCTGCGGCCGCTGCAAGCAGGACGTCGTCAAGCTCATCGCCGACACGCCGGTCGACCCCGAAGAGGCGGCCCGCCTCAAAGCCGAACGCGAAGCGGCCGCCAAAGCCGAGGAGATGGCGAAGGTGCAGCGGCGCATCGACAAGTTCAACAAGCTGCACCCCGCCAACCGCATCGAAAGCGAAAACCTCGACGAAGCGCTCAAAGCCTTCGACATGAGCAGCGAGTTCAACCGCTGGGTCTCCATGATCACCGCCAATATGCGGCTGCACCCCGAGTACGAACCCCTGGTGGGGCAGAGTATCGAACAACTCAACAAGATCCCCATTATCTGGCTCGAACTCGCCGACTGCAGCGGCAACTCCGAGGGGTTCATCAAGTCCGCCCACCCCAAGGTGGACGACCTCATCCTCAAATACATCTCCCTTGATTACCACGAACTGCTGATGGCGGGATCGGGGGACCAGTCGGAACTCTCCCTCGACGGGGTGATCGAGAACGACAAGGGGCGCTACATTTTGATGGTCGAAGGCGCCATTCCCCTGGGACTGGAGGGCAAGTTCCTGCGCATCGGGCCCAAAGGCGAAACGGGGCTAGAGCTGCTCAAACGCACCGCGGAACACGCGGCCGCGGTCTTCTCCATCGGTTCCTGCGCCTTTGACGGGGGCGTCGTCGCCGCCGCGCCCAACCCCACCGGTGCCGTCGGGGTCGCGGAGGCGCTGGGGCGGAACGATATCATCAACCTGCCCGGCTGCCCGGTCAACCCCATCAACATCGTAGGTACCCTGCTTCACTACATCATGTTCGACGAACTCCCCAAGCTCGACGAGAAAAACCGCCCCGAATGGGCCTACGGCTTCCGCGTCCACGACAACTGCGAGCGCCGCGGCCACTACGACCTGGACGAATTCGTCCTCGAGTGGGGCGACGAAGGGGCCAAGAAGGGGTGGTGCCTCTTCAAGATGGGCTGCAAGGGACCCTATGCCGATCTGAACTGTTCGCTGGTAAAATTCAACGAAGGCACGAGCTGGCCGGTCCAGGTCGGCCACGGCTGTTTCGCCTGCGGCCAAGGCAAGATCGCCTTTGACAAATACGCCAACAACCGGCCGCTGCCGGAAGGGGAAGAGGAAGAAATTCATGGCCACTAA
- a CDS encoding nickel-dependent hydrogenase large subunit: MATKKIVIDPITRIEGHLRIEVEIDENNTVKEAWASGQLFRGIETILKGRDPRDAGLIAQRICGVCTNVHYRASISAVENAYGIALPANAESIRNLVTLALFVQDHIVHYYHLHSLDYVDVVSAISAEPDKAAELAQTYHDYPYRTSTGHMSAVKEKLTSFVNAGRLGLFANGYWGHSAYRFTPEQNLIHMNHYLEALRVQRDLSRAVAIFAGKTPHPQNLVVGGVTSVADMLNPQRLNDFMFIIKDARDFIERAYLPDIKMAVEAYKEEIKAGVGRGSGNFMAVGGYRFGKAQQLFEGGVIQGHDFANIEPFDEQYITEEASRSWYADEAPVAPYDGKTEPFYTDLNEDGSLKTEGKYSWVKAPRYKGKPMEVGPLSRMIIGYLKASPVIRPYMEAFMKDTGLELMDFSTTLGRNAARAVEAQVCCDYLFDFCSDLIENIKYYDEETWTKYDFAALPKAAAGRGIFEVPRGVLGHFIRIDDAKIANYQAVVPTTWNASPKDSGGVRGPYEESLVGITLADPAAPLEVLRVVHSFDPCLACAVHVINAKGKELSHYKIAAACVL; the protein is encoded by the coding sequence ATGGCCACTAAAAAGATCGTTATTGACCCCATTACCCGTATCGAGGGGCATCTGCGCATCGAAGTCGAAATCGACGAGAATAACACCGTCAAAGAGGCGTGGGCCTCCGGGCAGCTCTTCCGCGGCATCGAGACGATCCTCAAAGGGCGCGACCCCCGGGATGCCGGGCTCATCGCCCAGCGCATCTGCGGAGTCTGCACGAACGTGCACTACCGCGCCTCCATCAGCGCCGTCGAAAACGCCTACGGCATCGCCCTGCCAGCCAACGCCGAGAGTATCCGTAACCTCGTCACCCTGGCGCTCTTTGTCCAGGACCACATCGTCCACTACTACCACCTCCACTCCCTCGACTACGTCGACGTCGTCAGCGCCATCTCCGCCGAGCCGGACAAGGCCGCGGAGCTCGCACAGACCTACCACGACTACCCCTACCGCACCTCGACGGGGCACATGAGCGCCGTCAAGGAGAAGCTGACCTCCTTCGTCAATGCGGGACGACTCGGGCTCTTCGCCAACGGCTACTGGGGGCACAGCGCCTACCGTTTCACCCCCGAGCAGAACCTCATCCATATGAACCACTACCTCGAGGCCCTGCGGGTCCAGCGCGACCTCAGCCGGGCGGTGGCGATCTTCGCCGGCAAGACCCCACACCCGCAAAACCTCGTCGTAGGCGGAGTCACCAGTGTCGCAGACATGCTCAACCCTCAGCGCCTCAACGACTTCATGTTCATCATCAAGGACGCCCGCGACTTCATCGAGCGTGCCTACCTCCCCGACATCAAGATGGCCGTCGAAGCGTACAAAGAGGAGATCAAAGCCGGTGTCGGGCGCGGCAGCGGAAACTTTATGGCCGTGGGCGGCTACCGATTCGGCAAAGCGCAGCAGCTCTTCGAGGGCGGCGTCATCCAGGGACACGATTTCGCCAACATCGAGCCCTTCGACGAGCAGTACATCACCGAAGAAGCCTCACGCTCCTGGTACGCCGACGAAGCACCGGTGGCACCCTATGACGGCAAGACCGAACCTTTCTATACCGACCTCAACGAAGACGGCAGCCTCAAAACCGAAGGCAAATACAGCTGGGTCAAGGCACCGCGCTACAAGGGCAAGCCCATGGAGGTGGGGCCGCTCTCGCGGATGATCATCGGCTATCTCAAAGCGTCCCCGGTCATCCGGCCCTATATGGAAGCGTTCATGAAGGACACGGGGCTCGAACTGATGGACTTTTCGACGACCCTCGGGCGCAACGCCGCCCGCGCCGTGGAAGCCCAGGTCTGCTGCGACTACCTCTTTGACTTCTGCAGCGACCTCATCGAGAACATCAAGTACTACGACGAGGAGACCTGGACGAAGTACGACTTCGCCGCCCTGCCGAAAGCGGCGGCGGGACGGGGCATCTTCGAAGTGCCCCGGGGGGTGCTGGGACACTTCATCCGTATCGACGACGCCAAGATCGCCAACTACCAGGCGGTGGTACCGACAACCTGGAACGCCTCGCCCAAGGACAGCGGCGGCGTCCGCGGCCCCTACGAGGAGTCGCTGGTGGGCATCACCCTCGCCGACCCCGCCGCGCCGCTGGAAGTGCTGCGGGTTGTGCACAGTTTCGACCCCTGTCTCGCCTGCGCCGTCCACGTCATCAACGCCAAGGGCAAAGAACTCTCGCACTACAAGATCGCCGCGGCGTGCGTACTTTAA
- the pyrF gene encoding orotidine-5'-phosphate decarboxylase: protein MELCVALDLPSMEENLALVEKIKAYPVWLKVGLRAYIRDGEPFLKALKAINPDAKIFLDLKLYDIPNTMADAAESIMGLGVDMFNVHASAGKRAMQTVMERLSTYEKRPLVLAVTALTSFSEEEFGDVYNAGIAATADKFAQDAHEAGLDGVVCSVFESASIKKMTSSRFITLTPGIRPFGEDAGDQQRVATIEAAETEKVDFIVVGRPIYKAEDPAAVVEKILERL, encoded by the coding sequence ATGGAACTCTGCGTCGCGCTCGACCTGCCGAGCATGGAAGAAAACCTGGCACTGGTGGAGAAGATCAAGGCCTACCCGGTCTGGCTCAAAGTCGGGCTGCGCGCCTACATCCGCGACGGCGAACCCTTTCTCAAAGCGCTCAAAGCGATCAACCCGGACGCGAAGATCTTCCTCGACCTCAAGCTCTACGACATCCCCAACACCATGGCCGACGCGGCCGAGTCCATCATGGGCCTGGGCGTTGACATGTTCAACGTACACGCCAGTGCCGGTAAACGTGCCATGCAGACCGTTATGGAGCGCCTCTCGACGTACGAGAAACGCCCCCTCGTCCTAGCCGTCACGGCACTGACCTCCTTCAGCGAAGAGGAGTTCGGCGACGTCTATAACGCCGGCATCGCCGCGACGGCAGACAAATTCGCCCAGGATGCGCACGAAGCGGGATTAGACGGCGTCGTCTGCAGCGTTTTTGAAAGCGCCTCCATCAAAAAAATGACCAGCAGCAGGTTCATTACCCTGACGCCTGGCATCCGCCCCTTCGGCGAAGATGCGGGCGATCAGCAGCGCGTCGCCACGATCGAAGCGGCAGAGACGGAGAAGGTCGACTTCATCGTCGTCGGCCGCCCCATCTACAAGGCCGAAGACCCCGCCGCCGTCGTCGAAAAGATCCTCGAGCGACTTTAA
- a CDS encoding tyrosine-type recombinase/integrase → MKLITRNGKLWITFYHQSKRYRRSLGLDDNKANRALATNKILPEIIYKLNSGMFFDKETTIPTVSEYALTSFALHEHHRKASTKYDYTTSLRLHIAPRLGKKRLDRIKPSDIALWQNELLQTLTPRRVRNVRAVLNTFFEDAIRDEIIDKNPVSKVKLPKIEKVDVTPFTMDETKRIIENAEGDLQTFCALGFFTGMRSGEMIGLRWEDVDFERGEISIKRAIKMGVVSTPKTQSSIRTIDILDPLMPYLKAQYERTGEEGAYVFLNKNGEHYYDIKRIRDTRWKKLLKKLGIEYRTIYQMRHTFATVMIENGEDILWVSHMLGHTDTSMTLQMYAKYRKQKDKKRAAFLADVL, encoded by the coding sequence GTGAAACTGATTACACGCAACGGCAAGTTGTGGATAACGTTTTATCATCAATCAAAGAGATATAGACGCTCTTTGGGATTGGATGACAACAAGGCAAATCGCGCACTAGCGACCAATAAAATACTTCCCGAGATCATCTACAAGCTGAACTCGGGAATGTTCTTTGACAAAGAAACAACCATACCGACGGTAAGCGAATATGCGCTCACCAGCTTTGCACTGCACGAGCATCACCGCAAAGCCTCGACGAAGTATGACTACACGACGTCGCTGCGTCTGCACATCGCCCCCCGTTTGGGCAAGAAACGGCTTGACCGGATTAAGCCTTCGGATATCGCCCTGTGGCAAAACGAGCTGCTTCAGACGCTCACGCCACGACGGGTACGCAACGTCCGGGCGGTGCTCAACACTTTCTTCGAGGATGCGATACGCGACGAGATCATCGACAAGAACCCCGTCTCAAAGGTGAAGCTCCCGAAGATCGAGAAGGTGGATGTCACCCCGTTCACAATGGACGAGACGAAGCGGATCATCGAAAACGCCGAAGGCGACCTTCAAACCTTCTGTGCCCTGGGATTCTTTACAGGAATGCGAAGCGGAGAGATGATCGGACTGCGATGGGAAGATGTCGACTTCGAAAGAGGGGAGATCTCCATCAAGCGGGCGATCAAGATGGGTGTCGTCTCGACACCGAAGACACAGAGCAGTATCCGGACTATTGATATCCTCGATCCGTTGATGCCTTATCTCAAGGCGCAGTACGAGCGAACGGGAGAGGAGGGCGCCTATGTCTTTCTCAACAAGAACGGTGAACACTATTACGATATCAAGCGTATCCGTGACACCCGTTGGAAAAAGCTGCTCAAAAAGCTTGGTATCGAATACCGTACCATTTACCAGATGCGCCATACCTTCGCGACGGTGATGATCGAAAACGGGGAAGATATTCTTTGGGTCTCGCATATGCTCGGGCATACGGACACGTCCATGACCCTGCAGATGTATGCGAAGTATCGCAAGCAGAAAGATAAGAAAAGGGCTGCGTTTTTGGCGGATGTGCTCTAG
- a CDS encoding DNA-binding protein — MELSLEHLELIPVLLKKIDALSKRLESSSEKRWMSVAETADYLSYSRDRIYKIKDEHFIEGVHFHNRTGKILFDRVAIDSWVVGKDDRETDYTQRQVVDNVLSSIKEI, encoded by the coding sequence ATGGAACTGTCACTAGAGCATCTTGAACTTATCCCGGTGCTACTGAAAAAGATTGATGCACTATCAAAAAGGCTTGAGAGTTCAAGTGAAAAGCGCTGGATGAGTGTGGCGGAAACAGCAGACTATCTTAGCTATTCCAGGGATCGCATCTATAAAATCAAAGACGAGCATTTCATAGAGGGAGTGCACTTTCACAATCGAACGGGTAAAATACTCTTTGATAGAGTTGCGATTGACTCTTGGGTGGTCGGAAAGGACGACCGTGAAACTGATTACACGCAACGGCAAGTTGTGGATAACGTTTTATCATCAATCAAAGAGATATAG